One segment of Cryptococcus neoformans var. grubii H99 chromosome 2, complete sequence DNA contains the following:
- a CDS encoding C4-hydroxylase codes for MASLFSYQHAYVHNSTMLSSITPTTLHAPFYHTTRPNLLSFMSDKYLSLAAPVLAYWLYSFFFHFLDTVQFSYFEKRRIHDSPEVLARNKVTVTQVIKAVILQHVIQTVLGIFWLEDDEVIFRREVMKDHLAAMGNLAPWVADGVLLVLGRRIGEQVLKSNGEAIVRWVYWWGVPALQMLFAFFVIDTWQYFWHRSMHTNHWLYRNFHSHHHRLYAPYAFGALYNHPVEGFILDTLGAAIAEEVSFMTIRQATLLFTVSTLKTVDDHCGYRLWWDPCQLLFANNADYHDIHHQGYGIKSNFSQPFFTNWDKLLGTRMTREEADSKGRWRGVGGEHVLEQGPAKKLD; via the exons ATGGCTTCATTATTCTCTTACCAACACGCCTACGTCCATAACTCCACAATGCTCTCGAGCATCACTCCTACCACCCTCCATGCCCCTTTCTACCACACAACCCGTCCCAATCTTCTCTCATTCATGTCCGACAAGTACCTTTCACTTGCGGCCCCCGTGCTGGCATATTGGCTgtactccttcttcttccatttcctcgaCACTGTCCAATTCTCTTATTTTGAGAAGCGCAGAATACATGATTCGCCTGAAGTGCTTGCGCGGAACAAAGTCACAGTGACGCAGGTGATCAAAGCAGTCATTTTGCAGCATGTCATTCAAACAGTTCTAGGCATATTCTGgcttgaggatgatgaagtgATATTCAGAAGAGAAGTTATGAAGGATCATCTTGCGGCCATGGGTAACCTAGCACCTTGGGTGGCCGATGGGGTTTTACTCGTacttggaagaagaataggAGAACAGGTGCTGAAGAGCAATGGTGAAGCAATTGTTCGTTGGGTGTACTGGTGGGGCGTCCCTGCTTTGCAAATGCTTTTTGCCTT CTTTGTTATCGATACTTGGCAATATTTTTGGCACCGATCCATGCACACAAATCACTGGCTCTACCGCAACTTTCATTCCCACCACCATCGTCTCTATGCCCCTTATGCTTTCGGCGCTCTCTACAATCACCCCGTGGAAGGCTTCATTCTTGATACCCTCGGCGCCGCTATAGCCGAAGAGGTTTCTTTCATGACTATCCGACAAGCGACCTTGCTCTTTACGGTCTCGACTCTCAAAACCGTAGACGATCACTGTGGTTACCGACTGTGGTGGGATCCTTGCCAGCTCTTATTTGCCAACAATGCCGATTACCATGacattcatcatcaggGCTACGGTATCAAGTCCAACTTTAGCCAGCCATTTTT CACCAACTGGGACAAACTGCTCGGGACCAGAATGACTCGTGAAGAGGCCGACTCCAAGGGGCGTTGGAGGGGTGTTGGAGGTGAGCATGTCTTGGAACAAGGACCGGCCAAGAAGCTGGACTAA
- a CDS encoding DASH complex subunit DAD3 — MSINTVNPYENNSQLSQLEQELLWEFAKLSDKVKRAASLAKLTAESPNESLLAELRTLEKRMGLVLTLVKASVWAVIVDSQAAEEARQQQSAESAPEISHNETRSWDDSIMQ, encoded by the exons ATGTCTATAAACACGGTTAACCCGTA CGAAAATAATAGTCAGCTTTCACAACTAGAGCAGGAGCTTCTTTGGGAATTCGCTAAGCTGAGCGACAAAGTGAAACGT GCTGCCAGCTTGGCGAAGCTAACTGCCGAATCTCCCAATGAGTCACTTTTAGCAGAACTGCGAACTTTGGAGAAGCGAATGGGTTTGGTTCTCACATTG GTGAAAGCCTCCGTATGGGCGGTGATTGTAGATTCACAAGCAGCGGAAGAAGCGAGACAGCAACAATCTGCGGAGTCGGCACCCGAAATATCGCACAACGAAACGCGTTCATGGGATGACAGTATAATGCAGTAA